A window from Argopecten irradians isolate NY chromosome 3, Ai_NY, whole genome shotgun sequence encodes these proteins:
- the LOC138318531 gene encoding ERO1-like protein alpha: MTCQRRKEVCNFLQCVVFILTIVLSTQTKPEKQNDSNACFCKLNGEVDDCTCKVETLDTLNNEKIFPLLQSLLQKDYFRYFQVNLKKQCPFWTDDSRCAMKDCSVSTCEEDQLPEGLKNGADKYTAEAQQEHTCDEERELGALDSTISAESKAAFQNWTKHDDKLQTFCELDDDNTTDMDYVDLLLNPERYTGYKGVSPHRIWRSIYEENCFKPNGKFSYGSQQSLAAMCLEKRAFYRLVSGLHTSINLHLSAKYLHPASLYSPAKWGPNLQEFTKRFDPDATKGRGPQYLKNLYFTYLVELRALAKAAPYLEQEEFFTGDSEGDKEVKEEVKQFISVVKSFPDQFDESKLFQGIPLEAAKLKEEFRNHFLNISRIMDCVGCDKCKLWGKVQIQGMGTALKILFSGDSIGPLSTVDALQKQDFQLRRTEIVSLFNAFGRLSSSVKEIEMFKSMLQ, from the exons ATGACTTGCCAACGTAGGAAAGAGGTTTGCAATTTTTTGCAATGTGTGgtatttatattaacaattgTGTTATCGACGCAAACAAAACCAGAGAAACAAAATGATTCCAACGCCTGTTTCTGTAAG cTGAATGGTGAAGTGGATGACTGCACTTGTAAGGTAGAAACTCTGGACACATTAAACAATGAGAAGATATTTCCTCTCCTCCAGAGTTTACTACAGAAAGACTACTTCAGATACTTCCAA GTTAATCTGAAGAAACAATGCCCATTCTGGACGGATGATAGTCGTTGTGCCATGAAGGATTGCAGTGTGTCGACTTGTGAAGAG GACCAATTACCGGAAGGATTAAAGAACGGGGCTGATAaa TATACTGCAGAAGCCCAACAAGAACACACATGTGATGAGGAACGAGAATTAGGGGCCTTGGATTCTACCATTAG TGCAGAGAGTAAAGCTGCATTCCAGAACTGGACCAAACATGACGATAAACTACAGACATTCTGTGAACTAGACG ATGATAATACCACTGACATGGATTATGTAGACCTGCTGTTGAACCCTGAGCGATACACTGGCTATAAGGGAGTGAGTCCCCACAGAATATGGAGGAGTATTTACGAGGAAAACTGTTTCAA GCCTAATGGGAAATTCAGTTATGGTTCACAGCAGTCTCTTGCTG CAATGTGTCTTGAGAAGCGAGCTTTCTATCGTCTTGTTTCCGGCCTCCATACCAGTATCAACCTTCACCTCTCAGCCAAGTATCTCCACCCAG ctTCACTCTACAGTCCAGCCAAATGGGGCCCCAATCTGCAGGAATTTACAAAAAGATTTGACCCTGATGCCACCAAAGGTCGCGGGCCACAGTATCTGAAAAATCTCTACTTCACCTATCTAGTAGAACTGAGAGCATTAGCCAAGGCCGCCCCTTATTTAGAACAG GAGGAATTTTTCACTGGTGATTCAGAAGGTGACAAGGAAGTAAAAGAAGAGGTCAAACAATTCATTTCcgttgtaaa GTCTTTTCCAGACCAATTTGATGAGAGTAAATTATTCCAGGGAATACCATTGGAAGCTGCTAAGCTTAAG GAGGAGTTCAGGAACCATTTCCTCAACATTTCACGGATCATGGACTGTGTGGGCTGTGACAAGTGTAAACTGTGGGGCAAAGTCCAG ATACAGGGAATGGGAACAGCGTTAAAGATCCTGTTTTCTGGAGATTCTATTGGGCCACTTTCAACAGTTGATGCTTTACAGAAACAAGATTTTCAACTTAGAAGAACAGAAATTGTCTCCCTTTTCAATGCATTTGGCAG ACTATCGAGCAGTGTTAAAGaaatagaaatgtttaaaaGTATGCTGCAATGA